TTCCACATTAACCAATGCCTGTTTTCCTCACACTTCCAGATCAATCCGAAAGTCTACCCAGCGGTTCTCACCCTCCGGACTATGTTGCCTTTGACACTCGACAACAGGAAATTCTCCAGCTAGTTCCTCACATCATCCAGCAGCTTCGGCTCGGAAACATTTCCGAAACAGAGCAAGACACTCTTCGAGTGATCTTCGGGGATCTTTGGCCTCTGATCGTAGAACAAGCGACACGTGCAGAAGATCAGCATCGGATCGACGCTCAAATGAGCGACATTTTGGACAATTTAAATAACCTCATTTGAGAGGGCTCATTTTATGACGGTACCCTTACGTTTCCTCATCTACTTTTGTTCTGCAcctttcttgttgttttttcgATGGAATTTAGTGCAAAATTTTTACCTGATCGTCCTGTCCAAGCGAACTGTATCGCTCTGCAGCTCAGTTGTTTGCTACATTTGTAAGTGTTCGGTTCATGCTTAAGATGCTTAAAATGTATTTATTCTTGACAATTCTGCTTAAATGCGCCCTAATCAGTGCTCTTCCCTTATGGTACAATGAAGGTAAGTTTGTCACTGATAAACAGCTAAAACAGTAAAGTTAAAAAGGTTGCTTATAGACATCTTCTGGAGACACGAAGATCAACTGAAACGTTTGGGGATGTATCCACGAATATTTCGATACGGCACACAAAGTTCTCCTATATTCCAAGTAATCGAGCGGAAACCTCAGGACTGGGGCGAACCAATCTATTGGAGTAACAGTTATTCGCAGGATGATTCTCGTCCTATTTTCAACACGATTAATAACTGGCAGCAGTCTCTTGATGGCGCTAATGCGTACCGACACGAAGAGGAAGAGTACGAAAAATTATTAGATGAACGTCTCTGGGAGATCGAACAAGAAACCGCCGATATAGTGTGGAGCTGGTGAATCTcatctgaattttttgaaattcttatATCATTTGAATAAATTGTTTCGACTGTACGCAAGAATAAAAAGGTGTAAATATGGAgctatcaaaaaacaacaataaaataaaaatgaaggaTTGATAGTATAATCTCATTGTAATCATTGATATTTCTACTGTAGAAAATATCGCATTCATCAAATGTTTGCACTttctaaaataaattttaaaaaatcttgcATCTACATACAGCTACActaaaatcgaccctaaaatttcaaaaagttaccctatacaaaatgttcaccacctcgaaaaaacaccctatgccaaattccagctcaatcggatctaagggagagtggcgcaaagcggtcaaagtttgagttttttgaaaatcgaaaaatcacccaaagggggagtaaaggaaatcgggggtttcgaaaaaaaaatttgatgccaaatgtcttaaaatggcatgaaacgtcgagatctagtgtcatctcgaaaaaaaatttttttgtaaaaactcGGCACTCTGTGACTctaggtttttgacgtaggactacgtctaaccggaagatatagggggtgaaatggaaatctaggtactgaacaagtaggaaaaatgcaagatttggaacgcttataactcgagcatttctcaatagatcgcaaaggtttttgcatcaattgataggaaatatatccacgcatctatcataacgaataacatttcatttttcttgagataaataattgaataattgtgaaatatcaatcattgtcaaaatgcactttgtgcccatttttgattggtccattttgtgctcctcaaatcgtaccgacaaaaacgggcaaccagagcagcagcgaaatagaatgaagcatgattggaaaagaaaaagaaaaaaatgaacgaaacattggtcgcagtctcacacatgcgtaattctcgagccagccagtcagcttaaaaatccccgcttcgctgccgtaacgatccttTTCAGTcacgttgctggacgggctggacgagggatcgaatgcctttctcaaggcaagagggtggaggtggtagcgctggagtagaatagagtagagttttcaaagggcctttctcaaggctagagacgaatgaactgcaaaagtttaaagtctctataatacaataccttccttccttccttccgtaacgatcattctttgtgtggacaccgactggacaacatcgttgctggacgagctggacggcgaaggatcgagtgcctttctcaaggcaatgggggcggaggtgtaatgcaggagttagagtagagttttcaaagggcctttctcaaggctagagacgaatgaactaaaaagtttaatgtctctataatacaaaatcaccaccaccaccataacgatcattctcattcaaaccgtacaccacatcggttcgcatcacaacacatcaacaaaccaacccaagcagccatgtctggacatggtaaaggaggaaaggtGGAGGGAAAGGCAAATTCCCGCTccaaccgtgttgatctggagttccccgcaagggtagctaggccgagcgcgttagtaccagtgcaccagtccacctagccggcgttatatagtttcggccgccgaagtgatcgagttggctggtaaagctgctcgcgacgataagaaaaaccgcattcagaacagaacacatcaagacaacaacaggcagttgcagcgagtggcgaatggcaaacgcaatcgcaaaacggcatcaggtagcagaagaaaaaagtttgttctttatacaatctgctttggtggcaaatccagaacatggcggcatcgagggcgttcgaaatggttttttttttttcaaaaccacggttactaagttttctaaattggaaccattccataaaacaaggcgcttttcagggccattaaacctttcaaaaaagagtttaggaaatacagttcaatgctttctaaaacaatatccaaaataataataaaacacaaattgattttttcataatttgtttgccaggatatgatgagtatgtgaatttggcagttgttctgagcttattgattttcaccaattcttaaattgcttctagattgaaagtacagtaatttacatttatctcgacatttagctaattggacggacctgtaatgcgacatatttaggtggacatttttgtaaacatagagttcgggtccaaattatgaccccacattgaaagtcgacactggtaccactgtcatcgcaaatgttcaattacaggttaaaattacctccaatccgatactgagtggtggtaatgcgacgtgccattgaatgtaatttactgtaaaatatgtcacaagctggatgggaagaaattttccaactgtgaaagctgtggcgagtggcaaacgcaatagctaaacaggaaggtttaaccgaacaagatgggaatatcgagtgataacaaaaacacaacaccaaaggttcttttcagaaccatcaacatattcataaagagtaaacggtaaactaatccatttttcaggtagataggtaggtattcacgtaggagaagaaaataaaacaatatatttaaaatatatatttaataaaagctgttccctttgtatagtcctacgtcactccggttatgtccccgacattacccacccgtctttttttttcggcatgcgaaacgaaaagtatggtttagggtgccaataaaaatagttatctcgatttttcattcgaaacttgctacgaaatgttgatttgcacaacaATATACCAtattcaaaatattagctcattcggacttcatttactggtgtcgcagacgtcaaaaatttgattttcttttgaaaaacgaaaaatcagcggaaatcaggatttttaaaacaaaatgtgggtgccaaaagtcttaaaattgcatgacacgttaagatttacagttatctcaaaaaaaaattttttttcaaaaatcattttttcagaccaagtgccaaaaaaaccttttttttgacaaaaaaaatttttcgagataactgtaaatctccacgagtaatgtaattttaagacatttggcatcaaaaaaaaacaattttagaacctcgattttcggtgatttttcgttttttaaacaaactcaaattttaacgtttgtgacaccagtaaatgaagtccgaatgagctaatattttgcatagggtatattattgtgcaaatcaacatttcgtagcaagttccgaatgaaaaatcgagataactatttttattatgactctaaaccatactttccgtttcgcatgaaaaaaaaaccaaaaaaaaagtcccagagtgtcgatttttgacataaattttttttcgagatgacactagatctcgacgtttcatgccattttaagacatttggcaccaattttttttttcgaaaaccccgatttcctttactccccccttcggtgattttcgattttcaaaaaactcaaactttgaccgctttgcgccactctccattaagtccgattgagctgatattttgcatagggtgtttttcgaggtggtgaacattttttattgggtaactttttgaaactcgagatgactattttcattggcaccctaagctACACCAATAGAGATTATTTGAGCTTAAACAGAAACAAGTTCGATGAAGAAGTTTAAATGTTTAGTGCTTTTGGAAATTGTTGTGGTGCTGTTTTTTTGGCCGACTTCGAATATCATAATGTAATcacctttgattttttttttctgcaacaTCATGTCTTAACACActtttaacgtaggattacgtctttcgggaacatattggggtacaaattgaaaatcgaaaatcgagtacatcgtgaaaattgtccaatttcaaacacctattgctcagtcatttcatgatgtattgatgaaatttttgcgtcaatcgatttcggcactccataaaaaaatttatattgaagaaaacaatatatgtcatgaaactaactatcgaacaattgaaaaatctcaacccctatcctaacggaaataccaacttctgattggtcgaaattgacgacacatgcggcgggtccctaacagagacatcaaaacctagctgcccgggggaaatcgacattgcaaatacatgaaagtagctggaacttttgttcctaccgaaatgtgtgcctgggggaaatcggaattgcaaatatatgcaagtcgggggcatttttgtactGAAAGTGAGGTGAgagatacgattaattctagcaaataaaatttaaatttggaactttaatgttgattgcttcgtgaaatttcatatttcatatcaatttttttttttggcagacttatctcacttcttaactaggcgaacctagccagaattttcacctgcccccgggcttctgaatgccaaaggggaattttttttttttttttttttttatctgtattatagtgattttcaacttatttggctggttcgtcactttttacttccatttttggaagaatgtcgggagtgagaattgaactcgtgaccttcagcgtgagaggcatggatgttaccactacgccagatcgcctccacatttcatatcaatgaacaATAATGTATCGTAAacaatttagcacaagtgtaagtataaaattgtatatggtagcagttgtgtcgatttattttaattttcataaatgaaaaccacggtgtgttcccgctcgagaacgggtcgtttggtttaagctgtctgttttgttgtgttcattttcacccaaggaaagtttatacgacgagaaaaattggaaaagtaaagaaatattcgaaaaactgatttcccatatgctctacatatcgtatttggtgctgttagtccaattaaaattctcaTTGATGCATATAGCATCGTGTTACGTTGGGTTTGAAGCGAagatggaaatgggttgaataaacactcagaaagtaaaattataaaacgaaaattgccttttctatttcatttatgttttctctatgataaagtaacatgtttttgacgtaggactacgtctaaccggaagatatagggggtgaaatggaattctaggcactgaacaagtaggaaaaaatgcaagatttggaacgcttataactcgagcatttctcaatagatcgcaaaggtttttgcatcaattgataggaaatatatccacgcatctatcataacgaataacatttctcgcctaacttttgaaaaggtcctatgtaacaaatgtaaacaaatcgagttaatggatgcacgctattcgttttcaatcattgaatgtattacaaaaacaatcgttcacgtatctatcgtCTTCAtatttttatcgccgatacaaaaaatatccaatgtacagattcggattttaagcgcccggttgttacttcggacgcttctttcctccgacgcccgaaacgtccgaagtaacaaagcagtcaaaacaatacgaagtcGTACTCCGGTCGTttcgagtttttgtttcttacaggtgttcttaccgatttcagtgcaattcgacgagtgataacaataataatctgcctttagaatgaaatgctgttatttggattgttgtttagtagttagtttcaaattcttatcgtgcaacgtaatatgtccaatgtgcaaatgcgggtagtcaaaacgtccaatgtaacatttttcgctcctagtcttcaactttaatctcaaatcacggaacaacagttacaattggtttttcagagttattcttgactgttagtggtgaaagtagcgataaagatcgaaagcttttaagacaattcgcggaataatgtttgggtcttcaacttcgtttttctcgagttgacgaaaatgttacattggatcttttcaaaagttacgcgagatttcaaCATCTTCATtaccagtgtcttagaatatcaacaaatattcacgagtaacgaatattttatttcagtgtaaatgaatTCTATCAgattgaaacacactgccctcattatattgatgacaataacaaacgagttcattttgttcataacgCTGATAATAATATTTAGTACAATCTCtatatccgatctataaacttttacttattcGCGGCAAtaaatacacacactctttacagatacacgggccggaggttgtgcagtccactgatcattcaacaagagccaaaggttgtaccgctcatgacaactctacacgagcttatgattgcgccggctagtgaccattctatctcggattcctcgagtcgagaaggcGCACCACGCTAGATTTGGGGTACATACTGTGCTATTCCATAACTACTGGAATCTATTTCACGTAAAACTCCTACACTTCCAGACACGTCTATCTTCATTGAAAGGTTGAACAGAACTCCCTTTGATTACCTTTCACTTGTAGAGCTACACTCTAAATTCAGGATACCACATCCTCCCCTGGCAGTAACAACAATGTAGCGGAAAATAATTTAGTTAACGAATTCATTTCGCAGTTTTCCAATAGAACctctcttcttcttttcttcgctaacggagactttaaatcatatGATTAATAAGGTAATAAGGAACCCTCATGCTCCAAAGACACTAAAAATTAAAAGAGATTGACGTTATTTGGTTCGAAAAGAGAAATAactcttttataaaaaaatatatacagggtgggccatttaaagtggaagcatctggcaaccccataacttttgacagagatgtcagattaacaaatgtcataccgcgttggaagcgtcatttcagtacaattttaaccatggacaatacacacctaaacaacgcgctgaaattgttcagctgtacattcaaaataacttctcaattgtgttaactaaacgtgcgtggaaaaataaaaataaagtcaatgataaccgattttttattgccatttgttcgtgaaaatgaattggacaattactggttccaacaggacggcgctacatgccatacagcggctgccacgaccaaattattgcgcgaaatgttccccggaagattaatatcgaaaaacggcgattatgactggccaccgagatcacctgatttgacgcctcctgactttttttttatggggatatttaaaatccaaggtatacacttgtaaaccaaggaccctggctgcgctgaaagataatatccgacaagaaattgctcccatatcggccgaaacattgggcaaagtgatgaaaaatgccgaaaaaagggcacattttgcggtcaatgACGTGACCGCCTctggtcatttacgagatatcataatcaaaaagtagttagaacaaatctccttggaccaaaataaatgaatttcaaaaaaaataaatttaaaattccacttctttactttgctattgcataaacaaatccttccactttaaatggcccaccctgtatattgtCCGTCTCAAGTTCATTTAATTCCTAAAGCTAACCAAAATTATTCGCTTCATCAGCGTCAGCGTCCATCAAATCAATGTGTAATACcatgatgtttgaaaaattt
The Toxorhynchites rutilus septentrionalis strain SRP chromosome 2, ASM2978413v1, whole genome shotgun sequence genome window above contains:
- the LOC129769039 gene encoding uncharacterized protein LOC129769039 gives rise to the protein MEFSAKFLPDRPVQANCIALQLSCLLHFALPLWYNEDIFWRHEDQLKRLGMYPRIFRYGTQSSPIFQVIERKPQDWGEPIYWSNSYSQDDSRPIFNTINNWQQSLDGANAYRHEEEEYEKLLDERLWEIEQETADIVWSW